A window from Chloroflexota bacterium encodes these proteins:
- the greA gene encoding transcription elongation factor GreA: MAEQHMLTPEGRDKLLQELTQLRTVRRPEIVLRIHEAMEFGGDLSDMGEYNEAKQEQAFVEGRIIEIEHILRDAVVSEHHASAEVDLGATVIVTDDDGNSETFTIVGAPESDPLENRISNESPVGHALMGHRIGDRVTVEVPAGTLTYTIQEVK; this comes from the coding sequence ATGGCGGAGCAGCATATGCTGACGCCTGAAGGCAGAGACAAGCTTCTCCAAGAGCTAACGCAACTTAGGACCGTACGACGTCCTGAAATCGTCCTGCGGATCCATGAGGCGATGGAATTTGGCGGAGATCTCTCCGATATGGGCGAATACAACGAGGCCAAGCAAGAGCAGGCCTTCGTTGAAGGCCGCATCATAGAGATCGAGCACATTCTCCGCGATGCGGTAGTCTCTGAACACCATGCCAGTGCCGAGGTTGATTTGGGAGCAACGGTCATCGTCACGGATGATGACGGCAATAGTGAGACATTTACCATTGTCGGTGCACCGGAATCCGATCCCCTGGAAAACCGCATATCTAATGAGAGCCCGGTAGGCCATGCCTTGATGGGTCACCGTATCGGTGATCGGGTAACTGTCGAAGTGCCCGCCGGCACGCTGACTTATACGATTCAAGAGGTAAAATAG
- the lysS gene encoding lysine--tRNA ligase, translating to MATESSDFVKDADRSRQSPVDFRLRKLNALREKGIDPYPLRFHRTHTAHAALDSFEALSTSKETVRLAGRIHTVRKMGKAAFAHINDASGSIQLYLRLNILGDESYKTVVDLYDLGDIIGAEGVLFRTRTGEATLEVHRIVMLAKALQNPPEKYHGLRDTETRLRQRYLDLATNPEVRHAFTQRSHVVREVRAFFDARDYLEVETPVLQPLYGGAFARPFITHHNALDQDFYLRIATELYLKRCLIGGFERVYEIGRTFRNEGMDRDHNPEFTMLEAYQAYADYSDMMSLLEELYYRVALAVHGSPQMPYGDETLDFTPPWRRIKLHEAIESATGIDIYAYPDTDALLAQVQSRGIGVPERVTWSTLVDELLAECVEPTLMQPTLLLDYPVALSPLAKRREDDSRLVERFEAFVGGLEIANAFSELNDPLDQRQRLEEQVKERAAGDEEAQPLDEDFLTALEYGMPPTGGIGIGIDRMAMLFTNSASIRDVILFPPVRTQEAE from the coding sequence ATAGCTACGGAATCGTCAGACTTCGTCAAAGACGCAGATCGCTCACGCCAGTCGCCAGTTGACTTCCGCCTCCGCAAGCTCAATGCCTTGCGCGAAAAGGGCATTGATCCGTATCCCCTGCGCTTTCATCGCACCCATACGGCGCACGCTGCACTCGACTCCTTTGAAGCGCTTTCTACTTCAAAGGAAACGGTTCGCCTCGCGGGTCGCATCCATACGGTGCGCAAGATGGGTAAGGCGGCGTTTGCTCACATCAACGACGCTTCCGGCAGCATCCAGCTCTATCTCCGCCTCAACATCCTTGGCGATGAATCGTACAAGACGGTCGTAGACCTGTATGACCTCGGCGACATTATCGGCGCAGAAGGCGTGCTGTTCCGCACCCGCACCGGCGAGGCGACCCTCGAGGTCCACCGCATCGTCATGCTTGCCAAGGCACTGCAGAACCCGCCGGAAAAGTATCATGGTCTACGGGATACAGAGACACGCCTGCGCCAGCGCTATTTGGACCTGGCCACCAATCCTGAAGTGCGGCACGCGTTCACGCAGCGCAGCCACGTGGTGCGGGAGGTGCGCGCATTCTTTGACGCGCGCGACTACCTGGAAGTTGAAACCCCGGTGCTCCAGCCGCTCTACGGCGGCGCTTTTGCCCGCCCGTTCATCACGCACCACAACGCCCTCGACCAGGACTTCTACCTGCGAATCGCCACGGAGCTTTATCTCAAGCGCTGCCTCATAGGCGGGTTCGAGCGCGTCTATGAAATCGGCCGCACGTTTCGCAATGAGGGCATGGACCGCGACCACAACCCCGAGTTCACCATGTTGGAAGCGTACCAGGCATATGCCGATTATTCCGACATGATGTCACTCCTTGAAGAGCTCTACTACCGAGTTGCCCTGGCCGTCCATGGTTCGCCGCAGATGCCTTACGGTGATGAAACGCTGGACTTCACGCCGCCGTGGCGGCGCATCAAACTGCATGAGGCCATCGAGTCCGCAACCGGCATCGACATATACGCGTACCCCGATACCGATGCGCTGCTTGCGCAGGTACAATCACGCGGCATCGGCGTGCCGGAGCGCGTTACGTGGTCTACACTTGTAGATGAACTCTTGGCCGAATGTGTGGAGCCGACACTCATGCAGCCAACCTTGCTGCTGGATTATCCCGTAGCGCTTTCGCCGCTGGCGAAGCGCAGAGAAGACGATTCCCGCCTTGTCGAGCGGTTCGAGGCGTTTGTAGGCGGCCTGGAAATTGCCAATGCCTTTAGCGAACTCAACGATCCCCTTGACCAACGCCAGCGACTTGAAGAGCAAGTAAAGGAGCGCGCAGCCGGGGATGAAGAGGCGCAGCCCCTCGATGAAGACTTTCTCACGGCGTTGGAGTACGGCATGCCCCCAACCGGCGGCATCGGTATCGGCATCGACCGCATGGCCATGCTCTTTACGAACAGCGCCTCGATTCGTGATGTCATACTCTTTCCACCTGTCCGCACCCAGGAGGCTGAGTGA
- the serS gene encoding serine--tRNA ligase — protein MLNIRRIREQTEDVKSGLARRGEDPSVIDQLVAWDGERRALLQESESLKAERNRTSKTIGAAKDREAMSALREQMRAVGQRIKSLDSDVAEIEQRISAAVLEIPNVPHTSVPSGTTEEENLVHAEWGDRPQFGFEPKAHWDIGAALDILDFPRGAKIAGAQFPLFKGDGSRLLRSLANWMLDLHVQKHGYQEVWPPFVVRREVMTGTGQLPKFEDDMYRTDPDDLFLVPTAEVPVTNIHRDEILDAAQLPLKYTAYTPCFRREAGAAGKDTRGLLRLHQFEKIEMVKFVAPETSYDELETLRDDAEAVLQQLELPYRVLELCGGELGFAATKCYDLEVWCPGIEKWQEVSSCSNFEDFQARRINVRYRPSAQARPEFVHTLNGSGLAFSARLYAAVLENNQQPDGSVIIPAVLRPYLGGMERISSSG, from the coding sequence ATGCTGAACATTCGCCGCATACGAGAGCAGACAGAAGATGTGAAGTCCGGCCTTGCGCGGCGCGGTGAAGATCCCAGCGTCATCGATCAGCTTGTGGCATGGGATGGCGAGCGCCGGGCGCTGTTGCAAGAGAGCGAATCTTTGAAAGCGGAACGCAATCGGACGTCTAAGACTATTGGCGCCGCCAAGGATAGAGAAGCAATGAGTGCGCTGCGAGAGCAGATGCGCGCGGTCGGCCAGCGGATCAAGAGCCTCGATAGCGACGTGGCGGAAATCGAACAGCGCATTTCGGCAGCGGTGCTTGAGATACCTAATGTTCCGCACACCAGTGTGCCTTCCGGGACAACGGAAGAAGAGAACCTCGTGCATGCGGAGTGGGGCGACCGGCCGCAGTTTGGCTTTGAGCCCAAGGCTCATTGGGACATCGGCGCGGCCTTAGATATTCTCGATTTTCCGCGAGGCGCAAAGATTGCGGGGGCGCAATTTCCGCTCTTCAAGGGTGATGGATCGCGCTTGTTGCGGTCGCTGGCGAATTGGATGTTGGACTTACACGTCCAGAAGCACGGGTATCAGGAAGTCTGGCCGCCGTTTGTGGTGCGGCGCGAGGTGATGACGGGCACCGGGCAGCTTCCCAAGTTCGAAGACGATATGTACCGTACCGATCCCGATGATCTCTTCCTCGTGCCCACGGCTGAGGTGCCGGTGACGAACATTCACCGCGATGAGATCCTCGACGCCGCGCAACTGCCCCTTAAGTACACCGCGTACACGCCCTGTTTTCGACGGGAAGCAGGCGCCGCGGGCAAGGATACGCGCGGTCTGCTACGTCTGCATCAATTCGAAAAGATCGAGATGGTAAAGTTCGTCGCGCCAGAGACTTCCTACGACGAACTGGAGACGCTCCGAGACGACGCCGAGGCAGTCCTGCAGCAGCTCGAACTGCCGTATCGCGTGTTGGAATTGTGCGGCGGCGAGCTTGGCTTTGCCGCGACAAAGTGCTACGACCTGGAGGTCTGGTGTCCTGGCATCGAGAAGTGGCAGGAAGTCTCTTCGTGCTCGAATTTCGAGGACTTTCAAGCCCGGCGCATCAACGTGCGCTATCGCCCCAGCGCGCAGGCACGGCCCGAATTCGTGCACACGCTCAACGGCTCCGGCCTGGCCTTTTCCGCTCGCCTCTACGCTGCCGTTCTGGAAAACAACCAGCAGCCCGATGGCAGCGTGATCATCCCTGCGGTTTTGCGCCCGTATCTCGGCGGCATGGAGCGGATATCGTCCTCCGGCTAA
- a CDS encoding sulfatase, with protein sequence MNIIYIVSDTFRYDHIGANGNPDIRTPYLDAFAAESVSFDNCYVGSFPTVPHRTDLLASHYVYHTRGWAPLAQGEDTLATILGRDGYVNQMVVDHVQLFRPGMNFHAGFDGWQAVRGQAGEPYVTDPVPVELPCAPEKIRMPEAAIRYLKNVYYRTHEREHFVAQTFAQAADWLERNYTHEKFFLYVDTFTPHEPWDPPQHYTDMYDPGYEGEKIFWPRYDRCDYLTEPELRHARALYAGSVSLVDTWFGHFIERVKHLDLWDDTIIVFNADHGFYIGEHGYIGKHTVLEPKQGWPMYREVSRVPLLAHVPGMAPRRTNALVQAIDVTPTVLELIGAPAPDGLHGRSLAPLLRGETDAHRDAVISSPLLPTQEDVLLYSTVNDGEWTLMDPGKRGLEAAELYNLAADPGEEHNVIADHPDVAQRLHERYLQELAALGTESARVDLRHWPGDS encoded by the coding sequence ATGAACATCATCTATATCGTCTCCGATACGTTTCGCTACGACCACATTGGCGCGAACGGCAATCCGGACATTCGCACACCGTATCTCGACGCTTTTGCCGCAGAGAGTGTCAGCTTCGACAATTGCTACGTGGGCTCGTTTCCCACCGTGCCCCATCGCACTGACCTGCTCGCAAGCCACTATGTCTACCATACCCGGGGCTGGGCGCCTCTAGCGCAAGGGGAAGACACGCTGGCCACAATTCTCGGGCGTGATGGCTATGTCAATCAGATGGTGGTCGATCACGTGCAGCTCTTCCGCCCGGGCATGAACTTTCACGCCGGTTTTGACGGCTGGCAAGCTGTGCGGGGCCAAGCCGGCGAGCCGTACGTCACCGATCCCGTGCCGGTAGAACTACCCTGCGCGCCGGAGAAGATCCGCATGCCCGAAGCGGCAATTCGCTACCTCAAGAACGTCTACTACCGCACCCACGAGCGTGAACACTTTGTGGCGCAGACTTTTGCGCAAGCTGCTGACTGGCTCGAGCGCAACTACACCCACGAGAAATTCTTCCTCTATGTCGACACCTTCACGCCGCACGAGCCATGGGACCCGCCCCAGCACTACACGGACATGTACGATCCCGGCTACGAGGGGGAGAAGATCTTCTGGCCGCGCTACGACCGTTGCGACTATCTGACGGAGCCGGAGCTACGGCACGCCCGCGCGCTGTATGCCGGTTCAGTCTCGCTGGTGGATACGTGGTTCGGCCACTTCATCGAGCGGGTCAAGCACCTGGACCTCTGGGACGACACCATCATCGTCTTCAACGCGGACCACGGCTTCTACATCGGTGAGCACGGCTACATCGGCAAGCATACCGTTCTGGAACCAAAGCAAGGCTGGCCGATGTACCGTGAGGTGTCCCGCGTGCCTCTGCTCGCCCACGTGCCGGGCATGGCGCCGCGGCGGACGAACGCGCTCGTACAAGCCATTGACGTAACGCCAACTGTCTTAGAGTTGATCGGCGCGCCGGCGCCGGACGGACTCCACGGCCGGTCGCTCGCGCCGCTGCTGCGCGGTGAGACCGATGCCCACCGCGACGCCGTCATCAGCTCACCGCTCTTGCCCACACAAGAGGACGTGTTGCTCTACAGCACCGTCAACGACGGCGAATGGACGCTCATGGACCCGGGCAAGCGCGGCTTGGAAGCTGCTGAACTCTACAATCTGGCAGCGGACCCCGGCGAGGAGCACAACGTGATCGCGGACCATCCGGACGTGGCGCAACGGCTCCACGAGCGGTACCTGCAAGAACTGGCGGCATTGGGCACGGAGAGTGCGCGGGTTGACCTGCGCCACTGGCCTGGTGATTCATAG
- a CDS encoding sugar phosphate isomerase/epimerase: MAEIQVGIQANAWLREFPIAENLDTVLQQIAESGYSGVEIGYHFLAGGRFNALRPGGAPTAGDSETTTMPDPAEVGALIAEHGLTLAALHTGGVFYADDVASEQTLPNLQIIATFAQAIGCGTVLISPAAKKDESKTDEELATQNTYLQQACALFNDHGAHCFHHTHGPELEDEFREMRRILELDPGYISLAYDIANAARVIGTADAVSFIDSFRSRIGYVHYKDCRPDGVLVEAIGDGAIDWHAVAGSLRSSDYSGWVVVEIEPGHGMEAHRSVKEDAVLSRQCIRETLGV, translated from the coding sequence ATGGCTGAGATACAGGTTGGCATACAAGCGAACGCGTGGCTCCGCGAGTTTCCAATTGCGGAGAATCTCGATACCGTTCTGCAGCAAATTGCGGAATCTGGCTATAGCGGTGTGGAGATTGGCTATCATTTCTTGGCCGGAGGCCGGTTCAACGCCTTGCGTCCCGGCGGCGCGCCGACGGCCGGCGACAGCGAAACTACCACCATGCCCGATCCGGCGGAGGTAGGCGCGCTTATTGCCGAACACGGTCTGACTTTGGCGGCGTTGCATACCGGCGGCGTCTTCTATGCGGACGACGTTGCCAGCGAGCAAACGTTACCCAATTTGCAGATCATTGCCACGTTTGCCCAAGCCATCGGCTGCGGTACCGTCTTGATCAGCCCGGCGGCAAAGAAGGACGAGTCGAAGACGGATGAGGAACTTGCCACCCAGAACACGTACCTGCAGCAAGCGTGCGCGCTCTTCAACGACCATGGCGCACACTGCTTCCATCATACCCACGGGCCAGAATTGGAAGACGAATTCCGTGAAATGCGCCGCATTCTCGAGCTTGATCCTGGGTATATCAGCTTGGCTTACGACATTGCCAATGCCGCGCGCGTTATCGGCACGGCTGACGCAGTAAGCTTCATTGACTCGTTTCGCTCCCGCATCGGGTACGTGCATTACAAGGACTGCCGGCCCGACGGCGTGCTCGTGGAGGCAATCGGAGACGGCGCTATCGACTGGCATGCCGTAGCCGGATCGCTCAGGAGTTCGGACTACAGCGGCTGGGTGGTGGTCGAAATTGAGCCAGGTCATGGCATGGAAGCCCATCGCTCGGTTAAGGAAGATGCCGTCTTGAGCCGCCAGTGTATTCGTGAAACTCTCGGTGTGTAG
- a CDS encoding amidohydrolase family protein, whose protein sequence is MAYRRFIDAHVHYPQTAFDPTGSQVPIERQLDDLLSMERALGCQRLCLLSTGDPPVHDAVARLIKDQPDLITGFGYIRLGVDEPTIVDELGDMGFRGLKTIRPLENYDSKSYYPLYERAEARNMPILFHTGQLFRAPGSGSRAEDVSTARMMPWMLDPIARAFPKLTLIGAHLGSPSFAEAAWVARWNENVYWDLSGPITIRYGNRKVVHEMMYNAVAGAGITHKLVFGSDVTAPEIPDVVTAYDAFLDRLGADSLDKDQVYYGNMARILGIL, encoded by the coding sequence ATGGCGTACCGACGTTTCATCGATGCCCACGTCCACTATCCGCAGACGGCCTTCGATCCGACGGGTTCGCAAGTTCCTATTGAACGCCAGCTCGATGATCTTCTCAGCATGGAGCGCGCGCTTGGCTGCCAGCGGCTATGTTTGCTTTCCACCGGCGATCCGCCCGTACATGATGCTGTAGCGAGACTCATCAAAGACCAACCCGACTTAATCACAGGTTTTGGCTATATTCGCCTTGGGGTCGATGAACCGACCATTGTCGATGAGCTTGGCGACATGGGATTTCGCGGCCTCAAGACGATTCGCCCCTTGGAAAACTACGACAGTAAGTCGTATTATCCGCTCTACGAGCGGGCGGAAGCCCGCAATATGCCAATTCTCTTTCACACGGGGCAGCTTTTTCGCGCTCCTGGCAGCGGGTCGCGGGCAGAAGACGTGAGCACCGCGCGCATGATGCCCTGGATGCTCGATCCGATTGCGCGGGCGTTTCCGAAGCTCACGCTCATTGGAGCGCATCTTGGCTCACCCTCATTTGCTGAAGCCGCGTGGGTAGCCCGTTGGAATGAGAACGTCTACTGGGACCTCAGCGGGCCGATCACTATTCGCTACGGCAATCGCAAAGTCGTGCACGAGATGATGTACAACGCGGTGGCTGGCGCAGGGATTACCCACAAGCTGGTGTTCGGCTCCGATGTAACGGCACCGGAGATTCCAGACGTTGTCACCGCTTACGATGCGTTCTTAGACCGCCTCGGCGCGGATTCGCTGGACAAAGACCAGGTGTACTATGGCAACATGGCCCGCATTCTTGGCATTCTCTAG
- a CDS encoding phosphosulfolactate synthase translates to MSEYAFSAIPMLERPAKPRTSGQTMMIDFGLGLSQQEDILRLASAYIDSAKLAVGVARLLPRELVMQKISLYQQFDVAPYPGGQFLEYAVLCGKVDEYFGETRAIGFHAVEVSDNLLSISLDEKKALIAKARATYGLEVYGEVGKKEGLAVTVSLEEDIAACLEAGSSKVLVEAAEIFGHGRDKSLAAQLTKAAPLEKLMFELTGPWIEGTTYSEPDTLARWLMQTLGPNVNIGNVLPDSLLRIETARRGLGVNAGGELPSGLMRDEGMEGSCG, encoded by the coding sequence ATGTCTGAATACGCTTTTTCCGCAATCCCCATGCTGGAGCGTCCCGCTAAGCCGCGGACGTCCGGTCAAACAATGATGATTGACTTTGGCCTCGGGCTTAGCCAGCAGGAGGACATCCTTCGGCTCGCGAGCGCATATATCGATTCCGCCAAACTTGCCGTGGGTGTGGCGCGATTGTTGCCGCGTGAGTTGGTAATGCAAAAGATCAGCCTCTACCAGCAGTTTGACGTGGCGCCCTATCCTGGCGGGCAGTTCCTCGAGTACGCCGTGCTCTGTGGGAAGGTGGACGAGTATTTTGGAGAAACACGAGCGATCGGATTCCATGCCGTTGAGGTCTCTGACAACTTACTCTCAATTTCCCTGGACGAAAAGAAGGCGCTAATCGCCAAGGCGCGAGCGACGTACGGCCTCGAAGTCTATGGCGAAGTGGGTAAGAAAGAGGGATTGGCCGTCACGGTAAGCCTCGAAGAGGACATTGCGGCGTGCCTGGAGGCCGGCAGCAGCAAGGTGCTTGTGGAGGCGGCGGAAATATTCGGCCATGGGCGAGACAAGTCCTTGGCCGCACAACTCACAAAGGCGGCGCCGCTCGAGAAGCTCATGTTCGAGCTTACGGGCCCGTGGATTGAAGGCACCACCTACTCAGAGCCGGATACCCTGGCCCGCTGGCTCATGCAGACTCTTGGCCCCAACGTAAACATTGGCAATGTCTTGCCGGATAGCTTGCTCCGCATTGAAACCGCCCGCAGAGGCTTGGGCGTCAATGCGGGCGGGGAACTTCCCAGTGGGCTCATGCGCGATGAAGGCATGGAGGGAAGCTGTGGATGA
- a CDS encoding HAD-IA family hydrolase produces the protein MRSTSAAATGKAVNNAHPQSPALCDRPALVLLDAYGTLFAPVSYGSPVVRLCQLLAADGVHVDPKSAERALFAEIRLYRERFPYIRDQQELGQLELAASDVMLAELAIKQFPRKRMRQHLLDLFRLEVFSDVNPALGRLQERRLALGVVSNFNAMLGDYLAQLDLKEWFSVVVCSADVGVTKPDPVIFHAAIKQLGMQPEQAIYVGDDLHNDYHGARQAGLHAVWLNRDGAPTPEGVRSITTLAELPGLLGHENS, from the coding sequence ATGAGATCGACGAGTGCGGCGGCCACGGGCAAGGCCGTGAACAATGCGCACCCGCAAAGCCCGGCACTTTGCGATCGGCCCGCGCTTGTGCTATTGGACGCCTACGGCACGCTATTCGCGCCGGTTTCCTATGGCTCACCGGTAGTGCGCCTCTGCCAGTTGCTGGCGGCAGATGGCGTACATGTTGACCCAAAGAGTGCAGAGAGAGCACTCTTTGCGGAAATCAGACTATACCGCGAGCGGTTTCCCTATATTCGCGACCAGCAGGAACTAGGACAACTAGAGCTTGCAGCTAGCGATGTCATGTTGGCGGAGCTGGCAATCAAACAGTTCCCGCGCAAACGCATGCGCCAGCACCTGCTTGATCTATTTCGCCTTGAGGTCTTTTCCGATGTGAATCCGGCGCTTGGTCGCCTGCAAGAACGCAGACTAGCGCTCGGCGTGGTAAGCAATTTCAATGCAATGCTCGGTGACTACCTGGCACAACTCGACCTAAAAGAGTGGTTCAGCGTGGTTGTGTGCTCAGCCGACGTGGGCGTAACCAAGCCGGATCCTGTAATCTTCCATGCGGCAATCAAGCAACTTGGGATGCAACCCGAGCAGGCGATCTACGTCGGAGACGACTTGCACAATGATTACCACGGCGCACGGCAAGCGGGCCTCCACGCGGTGTGGCTCAACCGCGATGGTGCGCCAACGCCGGAGGGAGTGCGTTCAATTACGACTCTTGCGGAACTTCCCGGGCTATTGGGCCATGAGAACTCGTGA
- a CDS encoding MarR family winged helix-turn-helix transcriptional regulator, which yields MSQASLKDEIWGPTPDYLGVYVSGLANAVTKGIAKQLMPLGVSPIEFIILGVCFRSGTTTVSQLAKVAPVDAGSVSRTVNKLFEQGMLTRRRLRGDRRVVSLGLTEEGLRLVPILIERVQEHNAMLAEGITPEERAVFIAVSERIVLNFSQKWEEGEADQGLD from the coding sequence TTGAGCCAAGCATCACTAAAGGATGAGATTTGGGGACCGACGCCCGACTATCTCGGGGTCTATGTCTCCGGCCTGGCAAACGCGGTAACAAAGGGCATTGCGAAGCAACTCATGCCCCTTGGCGTTTCTCCGATAGAGTTCATCATTCTCGGCGTCTGCTTCCGTTCCGGGACAACTACGGTTTCCCAATTGGCGAAAGTGGCGCCGGTTGATGCCGGCAGCGTCAGTCGTACCGTGAACAAGCTCTTCGAACAGGGAATGCTAACGAGGAGGCGTCTGCGGGGGGACCGGCGGGTGGTGAGTCTTGGATTGACAGAGGAAGGGCTCCGCCTGGTTCCTATACTCATTGAACGGGTTCAAGAGCACAATGCCATGCTGGCGGAAGGCATTACACCGGAAGAACGGGCCGTATTCATCGCGGTCTCCGAGAGAATAGTTTTGAACTTCTCGCAGAAGTGGGAAGAGGGAGAGGCCGACCAAGGGTTGGATTAG
- a CDS encoding Nif3-like dinuclear metal center hexameric protein: protein MRTSEVLREIVDSCGPQGGDEGILFGDREQEVGGIQVCWMASLDAIEHAKEAGANLIIAHEDLYFPSWRPPHSTTPVEYLSWRVNQRRIGLLAESGIAVIRAHGMLDRHCIFTAFAERLSLGKPAVDEGPYLKAYDLPPGTTYGALVEHVKSALGMEAVRATPYDPTATVRRAGLPWGGLGLFVNVGYMQSTLKYGCDVFIAGESDNYGMHFALDSGVPMIETSHEVSENPGLAIFAQELQARLPEVPVHYYENQMPWRWW, encoded by the coding sequence ATGCGTACGTCCGAAGTACTACGGGAAATTGTAGACTCCTGCGGCCCTCAGGGCGGCGATGAAGGGATTCTCTTTGGCGACCGAGAGCAGGAAGTTGGCGGTATCCAAGTGTGCTGGATGGCGAGCCTCGATGCCATTGAACATGCGAAAGAGGCTGGCGCCAACCTCATCATTGCCCATGAGGACCTGTACTTTCCGTCGTGGCGGCCTCCGCACAGCACGACGCCGGTGGAGTATCTAAGCTGGCGTGTGAACCAGCGGCGCATCGGATTGCTTGCGGAGAGCGGTATTGCGGTCATTCGTGCCCACGGGATGCTGGATCGTCACTGCATCTTTACTGCCTTCGCCGAGAGGCTTAGCCTCGGCAAGCCGGCGGTAGACGAAGGACCTTACCTCAAGGCCTATGACCTGCCTCCGGGCACGACCTATGGGGCGCTCGTAGAGCACGTAAAATCCGCACTCGGCATGGAGGCGGTGCGAGCGACACCATACGATCCGACGGCGACGGTGCGGCGGGCGGGGTTGCCCTGGGGTGGCCTGGGCCTCTTCGTTAATGTCGGCTACATGCAGTCAACTCTCAAGTACGGCTGTGACGTATTCATTGCAGGGGAGAGCGACAACTACGGCATGCACTTTGCGCTAGACTCCGGAGTGCCGATGATCGAAACCAGCCACGAAGTGAGTGAGAACCCCGGACTTGCCATCTTTGCCCAAGAGCTCCAGGCAAGGCTACCCGAAGTACCGGTACATTACTACGAAAACCAGATGCCGTGGCGTTGGTGGTAG
- a CDS encoding neutral/alkaline non-lysosomal ceramidase N-terminal domain-containing protein yields MQNWLTREDEVLPERAPLWAGAAKTQITPAIGGLLQSGMTVISTGVLDDLYSTAVVLDDGSTKVALVGNDLIYMEASLASAIRARIAKQTDIPGDNVLLNASHTHSGPSISVLSPDPVDLEYREWVIQRITDTVARANAALEPASLAIGEAEGLFAINRRKVVDGTSSMLPNYEDTVDNRARVIRVDRLDGSALAIVFSAACHGTGFDYRGNPVIGGDYISPAKDEIERSFATEGAPIAVFLTGCGGNIRPRVLTPAGDRFHPCTAAEIQALGRGAGAVAVRAARESHMAVGYPIAVAREQLPLPFQDPPTIEELKLYRTESGRNRWLTWADYLIEKLENGEKLPTTVDMEVQVVRLGGVCIVAMGGEVFVEIGLAIERALQDSHRAQMALTLGYSNSEVGYVCTAKSYPEGGSEPADFYRWFWYPAPFRPETEQFVVSRALALAEQVSQPAD; encoded by the coding sequence ATGCAGAATTGGCTGACGCGGGAGGACGAGGTGCTGCCAGAACGTGCCCCGCTGTGGGCGGGAGCGGCCAAAACGCAGATCACACCGGCAATTGGAGGCTTGCTCCAAAGCGGCATGACGGTGATATCAACGGGTGTGCTTGACGACCTCTATAGCACCGCCGTCGTTTTGGACGATGGATCGACAAAAGTTGCGCTGGTCGGCAATGACCTCATTTACATGGAAGCCTCGCTGGCCTCCGCGATACGGGCGCGCATTGCCAAACAGACCGACATCCCCGGTGATAACGTCCTGCTGAATGCTTCCCACACGCATTCCGGCCCCAGCATCTCTGTGCTTTCGCCGGACCCCGTGGACTTGGAATACCGTGAGTGGGTCATCCAGCGCATCACCGATACCGTGGCGCGTGCTAATGCAGCTCTTGAGCCAGCCTCGCTTGCCATTGGTGAGGCGGAGGGCTTGTTTGCCATCAATCGCAGGAAAGTAGTGGATGGCACCTCGAGCATGCTGCCCAACTATGAGGATACGGTGGATAACCGCGCGCGAGTCATACGCGTCGATCGCCTGGACGGCTCGGCGCTCGCTATCGTCTTTTCGGCGGCTTGTCACGGCACGGGCTTTGACTATCGCGGTAATCCCGTAATTGGGGGTGATTACATTTCGCCGGCCAAAGACGAGATTGAGCGCTCATTTGCAACGGAGGGCGCGCCGATTGCGGTCTTTCTGACCGGCTGTGGCGGTAACATCCGTCCAAGAGTGCTGACACCGGCAGGCGATCGCTTTCATCCCTGCACGGCGGCGGAGATCCAGGCGCTCGGCCGCGGCGCCGGCGCTGTGGCGGTACGCGCGGCGCGCGAGAGCCATATGGCCGTGGGTTATCCCATCGCCGTCGCCAGAGAGCAACTCCCGCTCCCCTTCCAAGATCCCCCCACAATAGAGGAGCTCAAGTTGTATCGCACGGAATCCGGCCGCAATCGCTGGCTCACGTGGGCAGACTACCTCATCGAGAAGCTGGAGAACGGCGAGAAACTTCCCACAACAGTAGATATGGAAGTCCAAGTTGTGAGGCTCGGCGGTGTTTGCATCGTCGCCATGGGTGGTGAGGTGTTTGTGGAAATCGGGCTGGCAATCGAGCGGGCGCTGCAGGACAGCCACCGGGCGCAGATGGCGCTCACCCTCGGCTACAGCAACTCGGAAGTAGGCTACGTCTGCACTGCCAAGTCCTATCCTGAAGGCGGCTCCGAACCGGCTGACTTTTACCGCTGGTTCTGGTATCCGGCGCCGTTCCGGCCGGAGACCGAGCAATTCGTGGTGAGTCGCGCCTTGGCTCTCGCAGAGCAGGTTTCTCAACCGGCAGACTAG